The following are encoded in a window of Rosa chinensis cultivar Old Blush chromosome 4, RchiOBHm-V2, whole genome shotgun sequence genomic DNA:
- the LOC112197807 gene encoding plant UBX domain-containing protein 11 isoform X2 codes for MLGFKIMLKLESLLKIPVLHIQSDPQKSAPCITAIGFNGVQLWQNEGFVSAEVLASSLEKVWLSLQIQETAATVMSAAALASKKSEPSISGIPTTASTDGSSSSTGVLSDQGSSSSTVVPLSLTDKNGQSQDAVEGAPNMMNESKGPDCKFEDKTKDLRDKTSLKPVDGDELKCVGEKQSSSSSSTEAGQGSHDVAIKESTSGGDHISSITEGGSPRGITVNQSVLVGGSQASIVGENETLKIGNSEAEDDKRVDGSSDAHYLRELTVNQSGILGGGSQAFSIEENEALQVVKGEAEDLKKVDAVENARRVNRSSDAYLNIRLPDGTSLQELFSLTSTLRIVKGYIDENQGSGIGSYDLAIPYPRKVFTEQDLSKPLSELGLYDRQALIVVPHQQGTDYLRGRSSLTDQTVSRNIADAPNGSNGSYFSFVKRVLSFINPFSYLGGGASSSSSEEQSQNGMWQYSPNPTVRNNLTQSTSESGRTEGSRRRPPASPFGSNIHTLKHDEDDERFSDRNKFWNGNSTQYGGDDDSK; via the exons ATGCTTGGATTTAAGATCATGCTCAAGTTGGAAAGCTTACTTAAAATACCCGTTTTGCATATTCAATCAG ACCCACAGAAATCAGCACCATGTATAACAGCGATTGGATTCAATGGTGTACAACTTTGGCAAAATG AGGGTTTTGTCAGTGCTGAAGTTCTGGCGTCTAGTTTAGAGAAGGTGTGGTTGAGTCTACAGATCCAG GAAACAGCTGCAACTGTTATGAGTGCAGCAGCTCTTGCTTCAAAGAAATCTGAACCATCTATTTCCGGGATTCCTACTACTGCCTCAACTGATGGAAGTTCCTCAAGTACAGGTGTTCTCTCTGATCAAGGAAGTTCCTCAAGTACGGTTGTTCCATTGTCTTTAACAGACAAAAATGGTCAATCACAAGATGCTGTGGAGGGCGCCCCTAACATGATGAATGAAAGTAAAGGTCCTGATTGCAAATTTGAG GATAAAACCAAGGATTTAAGAGACAAGACATCTTTGAAACCAGTTGATGGTGATGAGTTAAAGTGTGTCGGGGAAAAACAGTCCAGCAGCAGCTCTTCCACTGAAGCTGGCCAAGGATCACATGATGTTGCTATAAAAGAGAGCACTTCTGGAGGCGACCATATTTCTTCCATTACTGAAGGTGGAAGCCCCAGAGGGATCACAGTGAATCAATCTGTCTTGGTAGGAGGTTCACAAGCATCTATTGTTGGAGAAAATGAAACTTTGAAAATTGGAAACAGTGAAGCTGAAGATGATAAGAGGGTTGATGGATCAAGTGATGCTCACTACCTCAGAGAGCTCACTGTTAATCAATCTGGTATCTTGGGAGGAGGTTCACAAGCATTTAGTATTGAAGAAAATGAAGCTCTGCAAGTTGTAAAGGGTGAAGCTGAAGACCTTAAGAAGGTTGATGCAGTTGAAAATGCTAGAAGGGTGAATAGATCAAGTGATGCTTATTTGAATATCCGATTACCCGATGGTACCAGCCTGCAAGAGCTGTTTTCTTTGACAAGCACTTTAAGAATTGTCAAAGGGTATATTGATGAAAACCAAGGAAGTGGTATCGGTAGTTATGACCTAGCCATCCCTTATCCTCGCAAGGTATTCACTGAGCAAG ATCTAAGTAAACCATTATCTGAGTTGGGCCTGTATGATAGACAAGCATTGATAGTGGTTCCACATCAGCAAGGAACTGATTACCTCAGAGGGAGATCTTCACTCACAGACCAAACAGTTTCAAGAAATATTGCTGATGCCCCAAATGGAAGCAATGGGAGCTACTTTTCGTTTGTGAAGAGAGTTTTGTCTTTCATAAATCCTTTCTCTTATTTAGGTGGTGGTGCTAGCTCATCAAGTTCAGAAGAGCAATCCCAAAATGGCATGTGGCAATATA GCCCAAATCCTACAGTTCGAAATAACTTAACCCAAAGCACTTCTGAAAGTGGTAGAACTGAAGGGAGCCGCAGGCGGCCACCAGCATCTCCTTTTGGAAGTAATATTCACACACTGaaacatgatgaagatgatgaacgaTTCAGTGATAGAAACAAGTTCTGGAATGGTAATTCTACGCAGTATGGTGGCGATGATGACAGCAAATAA